One part of the Trypanosoma brucei brucei TREU927 chromosome 4, complete sequence genome encodes these proteins:
- a CDS encoding phosphatidylinositol 4-kinase, putative (similar to Phosphatidylinositol 4-kinase (EC 2.7.1.67) (PI4-kinase) (PtdIns-4-kinase) (PI4K-alpha) (Swiss-Prot:P54677) [Dictyostelium discoideum]), which translates to MSNALFCLHRLLEVLLYLPRGSQDEQMALVQNLHEFPLATIERVFLQISHACITHKGPEVSNRLRRFMHWLAGRSFTLALRLSWTVDSVRDVFSAVGLGGRVKEVHDKIESFAINRKGVADRTNNTDGVEEEIRRKELRLKLFNDERAFLNLITNLSKHLISFTKRDRRQHELKKELDEINKSLRSQSLICPLGCNDDPVKWIVNIVVEDSVVFFSRERAPFLLRCEVIVDSTATVNDPTTSKLRLPNGKFKISAESDELMEEQSLDRRGEDVGGEVTAIKSASPDMKLFRKVFGELPEERAARLREKSFFGRHPNWGTATFVVKGGDNLRQEELALQLVDLFNNIWKNAGLTCSLVPYRALAVGVDSGIIECVEGACSIDGIKKSCQMAYLPQFFNEAFGGKGSQRYREAQRNFVETMAGYSIFTYILQVKDRHNGNILIRADGRLVHIDFGFMLVTSPGGVNFESAPFKLSQELLEVMGGVGSSPFNYFKLLFFLGMRAIREKADDIVALVSLMTPYNTLPCFGASPEVAIQQLRSRFRLDLEDEGDFALYIKELIVGSVDNWRTRRYDQFQTLQNGIL; encoded by the coding sequence ATGTCgaatgctttgttttgtcttcacAGGCTTCTGGAGGTACTGCTGTACCTACCGAGGGGTTCTCAGGATGAGCAAATGGCTCTTGTTCAAAATCTGCATGAGTTCCCCCTTGCAACCATTGAAAGGGTCTTCCTTCAAATATCTCATGCTTGTATCACGCACAAGGGTCCGGAGGTAAGTAACCGCCTGCGACGTTTTATGCATTGGCTGGCGGGGCGATCTTTTACCTTGGCGTTGCGGCTCTCATGGACAGTGGACTCGGTACGCGACGTGTTTTCGGCCGTTGGGCTTGGAGGGCGCGTGAAGGAAGTGCACGACAAGATCGAGAGTTTTGCCATCAACCGCAAGGGTGTAGCAGATCGAACCAACAACACTGACGGGGTAGAGGAAGAGATTAGGCGCAAGGAACTGCGACTTAAGCTTTTCAACGATGAGAGAGCATTCCTCAATCTTATCACCAACTTGAGTAAACATTTAATTTCGTTCACCAAGAGAGATCGGCGACAACATGAGCTAAAGAAGGAGCTGGATGAAATCAACAAATCACTGAGGTCGCAGTCACTCATATGCCCTTTGGGTTGTAATGACGATCCGGTAAAGTGGATTGTAAACATCGTTGTTGAAGATAGTGTCGTATTCTTTTCTCGTGAGAGAGCGCCGTTTCTCCTTCGATGCGAAGTCATTGTTGATTCCACTGCAACTGTCAATGACCCAACTACATCTAAGTTACGACTTCCCAATGGAAAGTTTAAAATTTCGGCGGAATCAGATGAATTGATGGAGGAGCAGTCGCTGGACCGAAGGGGGGAAGATGTAGGAGGGGAGGTAACTGCGATCAAGTCCGCTTCCCCTGACATGAAGTTGTTTCGGAAGGTCTTTGGAGAGCTTCCGGAGGAACGAGCTGCTCGTCTGCGCGAGAAGTCATTCTTTGGGAGGCATCCTAATTGGGGTACAGCCACATTTGTGGTCAAAGGTGGAGATAATTTGCGGCAAGAGGAGTTGGCGTTACAACTTGTTGACCTCTTCAACAATATATGGAAGAATGCCGGACTTACATGCTCTCTTGTCCCCTATAGGGCACTTGCCGTCGGTGTGGATTCTGGAATTATTGAGTGTGTAGAGGGTGCCTGTTCCATTGATGGAATCAAGAAGTCATGTCAGATGGCGTACCTTCCCCAGTTCTTCAATGAGGCCTTTGGTGGCAAGGGTTCCCAAAGATATAGGGAGGCTCAGCGAAATTTCGTGGAGACAATGGCTGGTTACAGTATCTTTACCTATATCCTTCAGGTGAAAGATAGACACAACGGGAACATTTTGATAAGGGCAGACGGCCGTTTGGTGCACATAGACTTTGGTTTTATGCTCGTCACATCTCCCGGTGGTGTCAACTTCGAATCAGCCCCTTTCAAACTGTCACAAGAGCTCCTTGAAGTAATGGGAGGTGTTGGAAGTTCACCATTTAATTACTTTAAGCTATTGTTCTTCTTGGGGATGAGAGCCATACGCGAGAAAGCTGATGATATCGTAGCACTTGTCTCGCTAATGACGCCTTACAACACTTTGCCTTGTTTCGGGGCCTCTCCTGAAGTTGCCATCCAGCAACTGCGGTCCCGCTTTCGTTTGGATCTAGAGGACGAGGGAGATTTTGCACTTTATATTAAGGAACTCATTGTCGGTAGTGTGGACAACTGGAGGACGAGGCGGTACGATCAGTTCCAAACTCTCCAGAATGGTATACTCTAG